A genomic stretch from Engraulis encrasicolus isolate BLACKSEA-1 chromosome 10, IST_EnEncr_1.0, whole genome shotgun sequence includes:
- the LOC134456242 gene encoding protein LKAAEAR1-like, whose product MDSDRHKNKTPSDLKKMCPQQRARCQAYMEPTKEAQNSVALAKQRVSAAITKDKNLSVGNKTTADEKMRQDSLIGQLKAAEARNRTRQMRLHYHNYRAQEINLMISNQATAQRALRVELLLPASESKTRTDDSLSKLQRRRVEEILDDERGLTLNRT is encoded by the exons ATGGATTCAGACCGCCATAAAAACAAAACCCCATCCGATTTGAAAAAGATGTGCCCGCAACAGAGAGCGCGATGTCAGGCCTACATGGAACCAACGAAAGAGGCTCAGAACTCAGTGGCTCTAGCAAAACAGAGAGTCTCCGCTGCAATTACCAAAGACAAAAACCTAAGCGTTGGCAACAAGACAACTGCTGATGAGAAGATGCGCCAGGACTCCCTCATTGGTCAGCTGAAGGCTGCTGAAGCTCGCAACCGAACTCGCCAAATGCGGCTGCACTACCACAACTACAGG GCCCAGGAAATTAACTTAATGATTTCAAACCAGGCAACTGCCCAGAGAGCTTTGCGGGTGGAGTTGCTACTGCCAGCCAGTGAGAGCAAAACGAGGACGGATGACAGCTTGAGTAAACTGCAG AGGCGACGTGTGGAGGAGATCTTGGATGATGAGAGGGGACTGACCTTAAACCGCACTTAA